From the genome of bacterium, one region includes:
- a CDS encoding T9SS type A sorting domain-containing protein has protein sequence MHGLLRFVHANRLVGLTILTLAMAATAPALESITLRSGNGPIGTLDPLVTHLPGPANTYMAPLNAADFAAAQAGAPGFIIGNHGAWIASLPADPVARYLSTSFGGAGEGGSALYCHPFTVTTSLVASASLTLYFSVDNVLGGNGNEGVYLNGSPVPGTTGGNFGGQHVTGPHSVGHLLQPGLNHLYVVANDLGGPGGVMFSAQLEIEPGQVVEARETAASFHLGEAWPNPFNPVTVIPFELDETSSLRLVVHDLAGREVAVLHDGLAARGAHRVSYDASGLPAGIYFYTLQTALWHETRKLLLVK, from the coding sequence ATGCACGGACTGCTTCGATTTGTTCATGCCAACCGCTTGGTCGGACTGACCATCCTGACCCTGGCGATGGCCGCCACGGCGCCCGCCCTTGAATCCATCACCCTGCGCAGTGGCAACGGGCCCATCGGGACGCTGGATCCCCTGGTCACGCACCTGCCGGGACCGGCCAACACCTACATGGCTCCCTTGAACGCGGCCGACTTCGCCGCCGCCCAGGCCGGGGCACCCGGTTTCATCATCGGGAATCACGGCGCCTGGATCGCCTCCCTCCCTGCCGACCCGGTGGCCCGCTACCTCTCCACCTCCTTTGGCGGGGCGGGCGAGGGCGGCAGCGCGCTCTACTGCCATCCCTTCACTGTCACCACTTCTCTTGTCGCCTCAGCCAGCCTCACCCTCTACTTCTCGGTGGACAACGTGCTGGGCGGCAACGGCAATGAAGGCGTCTACCTGAACGGCAGCCCCGTGCCGGGCACCACGGGCGGCAACTTCGGAGGCCAGCACGTCACCGGTCCGCACTCGGTGGGCCACCTGCTTCAGCCCGGACTCAACCACCTCTATGTGGTGGCCAATGATCTGGGCGGCCCCGGCGGCGTGATGTTCTCCGCCCAGCTGGAGATCGAGCCCGGCCAGGTGGTGGAGGCCCGCGAGACGGCCGCCTCCTTCCACCTGGGCGAGGCATGGCCCAACCCCTTCAACCCGGTGACCGTCATTCCCTTCGAACTGGACGAGACAAGTAGTCTGCGTCTCGTCGTCCATGATCTGGCCGGCCGCGAGGTGGCGGTCCTCCACGACGGCCTGGCCGCCCGCGGCGCCCATCGGGTGAGCTATGACGCGTCTGGGTTGCCCGCCGGCATCTACTTCTACACGCTGCAGACCGCGCTCTGGCATGAGACACGGAAATTGCTGTTGGTCAAATAG
- a CDS encoding flagellin — MAMRINHNIPSLAVQRTLSTTNLDMSQAVERLSSGLRINKAWDDPAGLAVSEKFRAQIASMVEAERNANQGINLLATAEGAMAIMDDKLIRMRALSVEAANGTLTSLDRSYLDVEFQQLKSEITRVAQVTNYNGLTLLDGTYAAGGSGGAIQLQVGTYTTDDVDTLRFNLAELTSSALGLDSAALTDTAAAQSAITLLDDAINTKDTERTRVGAFVERLQYTVQNLQVQRENSVASESTIRDADMAEEMSAFVRSQILMQSGTAMLAQANQIPRLALNLF; from the coding sequence ATGGCTATGCGCATCAACCACAACATTCCCTCGCTGGCGGTTCAGCGAACCCTTTCCACCACGAACCTGGACATGTCCCAGGCCGTGGAGCGGCTGTCCAGCGGCCTGCGCATCAACAAGGCCTGGGACGATCCGGCCGGCCTCGCCGTCTCGGAGAAGTTCCGCGCCCAGATCGCCAGCATGGTGGAGGCCGAACGCAACGCCAACCAGGGAATCAACCTGCTGGCCACGGCGGAGGGCGCCATGGCGATCATGGACGACAAGCTGATCCGCATGAGGGCTTTGTCCGTGGAGGCGGCCAACGGAACCTTGACCAGCCTGGACCGCAGCTACCTGGACGTGGAGTTCCAGCAGTTGAAGAGCGAGATCACACGCGTGGCCCAGGTGACCAACTACAACGGGCTGACGCTGCTGGACGGCACCTACGCGGCGGGCGGCTCCGGCGGGGCCATTCAACTGCAGGTGGGGACCTACACCACCGACGACGTGGACACCTTGCGTTTCAATCTGGCCGAGCTGACCTCCAGCGCCCTGGGCCTGGACAGCGCCGCCCTGACGGACACGGCCGCGGCCCAAAGTGCCATCACCCTGCTGGACGACGCCATCAACACCAAGGACACGGAGCGCACCCGGGTGGGCGCCTTTGTGGAGCGTTTGCAATACACGGTCCAGAACCTGCAGGTCCAGCGGGAGAATTCCGTGGCCAGCGAATCCACCATCCGTGACGCCGACATGGCCGAGGAGATGTCGGCCTTCGTGCGCTCCCAGATCCTCATGCAGTCCGGCACGGCCATGCTGGCCCAGGCCAATCAGATCCCCCGGCTGGCCCTCAACCTGTTCTGA